Proteins found in one Sorghum bicolor cultivar BTx623 chromosome 1, Sorghum_bicolor_NCBIv3, whole genome shotgun sequence genomic segment:
- the LOC8059531 gene encoding 14 kDa proline-rich protein DC2.15: protein MAASSVTTTMMSFRPAAASLLVLMLVVVGSSEVAACGSCPTPPSSPPPPPPSSGGTPCPPPPSSSGKCPKNALKLGVCANVLGLVKVSIGKVPTDSCCPLLDGLADLEAAVCLCTALKANVLGINLDVPVKLTLLLNYCGKSVPEGFVCA from the coding sequence ATGGCGGCCTCATCagtgacgacgacgatgatgagcTTCCGGCCGGCTGCTGCTTCCCTGCTGGTCCTGATGTTGGTGGTCGTCGGCAGCAGCGAGGTCGCGGCGTGCGGCAGCTGCCCGACACCACCATCATCTCCTCCTCCACCGCCGCCCAGCAGCGGCGGCACGCCGTGCCCTCCGCCGCCGTCCAGCTCCGGTAAGTGCCCCAAGAACGCGCTGAAGCTGGGCGTGTGCGCCAACGTGCTGGGCCTCGTcaaggtctccatcggcaaGGTGCCCACCGACTCGTGCTGCCCGCTGCTGGACGGGCTCGCCGACCTGGAGGCCGCCGTCTGCCTCTGCACCGCGCTCAAGGCCAACGTGCTCGGCATCAACCTCGACGTCCCCGTCAAGCTCACCTTGCTCCTTAACTACTGCGGCAAGAGCGTCCCCGAGGGCTTCGTCTGCGCCTAA
- the LOC110433804 gene encoding lipid transfer protein EARLI 1-like, which yields MAKKVALVASLLALNLLLFGFADACGCRCGGSCPSPPGGGGGGGGGGGGGGSGGGGSGGGGGSGGGGSGGGGSGGGGGGGGGGGGGTRGRCPVDTLKLGVCANVLNGLINVNLGTPPRTPCCTLIQGLADLEAAVCLCTALRANILGINLNLPINLSLLVNYCGRRVPSGFQCSS from the coding sequence ATGGCGAAGAAAGTGGCCTTGGTGGCCTCGCTGCTGGCCCTGAACCTCCTCTTGTTCGGTTTCGCCGACGCATGTGGCTGCAGGTGCGGCGGCTCCTGCCCTAGTCCACCAGGCGGTGGTGGCGGGGGAGGTGGAGGCGGGGGAGGCGGAGGATCTGGTGGTGGTGGGAGCGGAGGCGGCGGAGGGAGCGGTGGGGGCGGCAGTGGTGGAGGAGGGAGcggcggaggaggcggcggcggcggcggcggcggcggcgggacgcGCGGTCGTTGCCCTGTGGACACGCTGAAGTTGGGCGTGTGCGCCAACGTGCTGAACGGGCTGATCAACGTGAACCTGGGGACACCGCCGAGGACGCCGTGCTGCACGCTGATCCAGGGGCTGGCGGACCTTGAGGCGGCGGTGTGTCTCTGCACCGCGCTGCGAGCCAACATCCTGGGCATCAACCTCAACCTCCCCATCAACCTCAGCCTCCTCGTCAACTACTGCGGCAGGCGCGTCCCCTCGGGATTCCAGTGCTCCTCCTGA